In Gemmatimonadales bacterium, the following proteins share a genomic window:
- the dnaA gene encoding chromosomal replication initiator protein DnaA has product MQLSAKDAWKRILDEAHRELPDHTIRTWLEPTEAIALDEGRLIVGAPDQFAVEWNETKHATILSRLAEPVLGQPTSVVFRVHEDRQKRPQMDFFVAPATPAPVAAVPTNPSTQPLNERYTFDTFVIGKSNELAAAAAHAAAESPGKTYNPLFIYGATGLGKTHLMQAIAQAVCQRIPETRILYVGAEQFINEVIESIHSRTMPEFRRRYRSDVDLFLVDDVHFLEGKEMTQEEFFHTFNALYEGNKQIVLTSDRPPKEIPGLEARLVSRFEWGMVADIGQPDLEHRIAILRKKQEQDHLELTIPDDVLRFIAEHVRSNVRELEGCIIKLLLFASLKHKEVSIELAREALSDKIRPGEDTGGIPKAMPSINKVQEVVARRWGVTPDGLRSKARIKTLTVPRQIAMYLARELLEMQLVEIGQAFGGRDHSTVIHSVDKVSRQMSRDRTFRERVEHARQELCAE; this is encoded by the coding sequence ATGCAGCTATCCGCGAAAGACGCATGGAAGCGGATCCTCGATGAGGCGCACCGCGAACTTCCTGATCACACGATCCGGACCTGGCTCGAGCCGACCGAGGCGATCGCCCTGGACGAGGGCCGTCTCATCGTTGGAGCGCCTGACCAGTTCGCCGTCGAGTGGAACGAGACCAAACACGCGACCATCCTCTCTCGACTCGCCGAGCCGGTGCTCGGCCAGCCGACCTCGGTGGTGTTCCGAGTGCACGAGGATCGGCAGAAGCGTCCCCAGATGGATTTCTTCGTGGCGCCCGCTACTCCGGCTCCCGTGGCCGCCGTCCCAACGAATCCCAGTACCCAGCCGCTGAACGAGCGGTACACCTTCGACACTTTCGTCATCGGCAAATCCAACGAGCTGGCGGCCGCCGCGGCGCACGCGGCGGCCGAGTCGCCGGGCAAGACCTACAACCCGCTCTTCATCTATGGCGCCACCGGGCTGGGCAAGACCCACCTGATGCAGGCGATCGCCCAGGCCGTCTGCCAGCGGATACCGGAGACCCGGATCCTTTACGTCGGCGCCGAGCAGTTCATCAACGAGGTGATCGAGAGCATCCACAGCCGGACCATGCCGGAGTTCCGCCGGCGCTACCGCAGCGACGTGGATCTCTTCCTGGTGGACGACGTCCATTTCCTGGAAGGCAAGGAGATGACCCAGGAGGAGTTCTTCCACACGTTCAATGCCCTGTACGAGGGCAACAAGCAGATCGTGCTCACCTCCGACCGCCCGCCCAAGGAGATCCCCGGGCTGGAGGCCCGGCTGGTGAGCCGCTTCGAGTGGGGCATGGTGGCCGACATCGGCCAGCCGGATCTGGAGCACCGGATCGCCATCCTGCGGAAGAAGCAGGAGCAGGACCACCTGGAGCTCACCATCCCGGACGATGTGCTGCGTTTCATCGCAGAGCACGTGCGCTCCAATGTTCGGGAGCTCGAAGGCTGCATCATCAAGCTGCTTCTGTTCGCCTCGCTCAAGCACAAGGAAGTCTCGATCGAGCTCGCCCGGGAGGCACTGTCGGACAAGATCCGGCCCGGCGAGGACACCGGCGGCATCCCCAAGGCGATGCCCTCGATCAACAAGGTGCAGGAGGTGGTGGCCCGGCGCTGGGGAGTCACGCCGGACGGGCTCCGCTCCAAGGCGCGCATCAAGACCCTCACGGTACCGCGGCAGATTGCCATGTACCTTGCGCGCGAGCTGCTGGAGATGCAGCTGGTGGAGATCGGTCAGGCCTTCGGCGGTCGAGACCACTCGACGGTCATTCACAGCGTCGACAAGGTGAGCCGGCAGATGTCGCGCGACCGCACCTTTCGGGAGCGGGTCGAGCATGCGCGCCAGGAGTTGTGCGCAGAATGA
- the rpmH gene encoding 50S ribosomal protein L34, with translation MKPSYRPRNKRRINTHGFRARMATRWGRAVLSRRRKKGRKRLTVSLPSKHGGS, from the coding sequence ATGAAACCATCGTATCGGCCGCGCAATAAGCGCCGGATCAACACGCACGGCTTCCGCGCCCGCATGGCCACGCGGTGGGGACGAGCGGTTCTCTCGCGCCGACGGAAGAAGGGCCGCAAGCGGCTCACGGTCTCGCTGCCATCGAAGCACGGAGGCTCCTGA
- the yidD gene encoding membrane protein insertion efficiency factor YidD produces the protein MPRRFLALLIRGYQRTLSPLLPPSCRFHPSCSQYALEAVGRHGAVRGTWLALRRLARCHPFHPGGFDPVP, from the coding sequence CTGCCCCGCCGGTTCCTTGCCCTGCTGATCCGCGGTTACCAGCGCACCCTGTCACCGCTCCTGCCGCCGAGCTGCCGATTTCATCCGTCGTGCTCCCAGTACGCGCTCGAGGCGGTCGGCCGGCACGGCGCGGTCCGGGGCACCTGGCTGGCTCTCCGGCGTCTGGCCCGCTGCCACCCGTTCCATCCCGGCGGGTTCGATCCCGTCCCCTGA
- the dnaN gene encoding DNA polymerase III subunit beta — protein sequence MKLTITREQLQEGLVAVAASVPAKTTLPILSNILLEATKDGIRLSGTDLDIAVSTTVSASVEQEGAITLPARKLVEIVRELPSAAIRLTASGEQRVTIECGRSRFRLLGLPREEFPAFPSVKFEGGWRTSSKDLQKLIGHVAFAASTEESRPILNGVLWELRPERMRMVATNGHRLARMDVPTPPAGSSAQADLIVPPKALEQIRRLFGSDEEVDIARSENHLGFRSSSTQIFTRLIEGPYPNYEQVIPRENDKSATADKAAFASALRRMSIVASDQTHRIRMAFANGSCKLSVQTPDLGEAQEELTVSYEGDPLEIGFNAAYLLEILKYIPTDEVRLTFKAPERAATCEPVGWDDPSSYLTLVMPLRLVD from the coding sequence ATGAAGCTCACGATCACGCGGGAGCAGCTCCAGGAAGGTCTCGTCGCGGTGGCGGCCAGCGTACCCGCCAAGACGACGTTGCCGATCCTCTCGAACATCCTGCTCGAAGCCACGAAAGACGGGATCCGTCTCTCCGGCACCGATCTCGACATCGCGGTGAGCACCACGGTGTCGGCCTCGGTGGAGCAGGAGGGTGCGATCACGTTGCCGGCCCGCAAGCTGGTCGAGATCGTGCGGGAGCTGCCCAGCGCGGCCATCCGGCTCACTGCCTCTGGAGAGCAGCGGGTCACTATCGAGTGCGGCCGCTCCAGGTTCCGGCTCCTGGGCCTTCCGCGGGAAGAGTTTCCCGCGTTCCCGTCGGTCAAGTTCGAGGGTGGCTGGCGGACTTCGTCCAAGGACCTGCAGAAGCTGATCGGGCACGTGGCCTTCGCGGCCAGCACCGAGGAGAGCCGGCCGATCCTGAACGGCGTGCTCTGGGAGCTCCGGCCCGAGCGGATGCGGATGGTGGCCACCAACGGTCACCGGCTCGCCCGGATGGACGTGCCCACGCCGCCAGCCGGCAGCTCGGCCCAGGCAGATCTCATCGTGCCGCCCAAGGCGCTGGAGCAGATTCGCCGGCTCTTCGGCAGCGACGAAGAGGTCGATATCGCGCGGAGCGAGAACCACCTCGGCTTCCGCTCCAGCAGCACCCAGATCTTCACCCGGCTCATCGAGGGGCCGTATCCCAACTACGAGCAGGTGATCCCGCGGGAGAACGACAAGTCCGCCACGGCCGACAAGGCGGCGTTCGCGTCCGCGCTCCGGCGGATGAGCATCGTCGCGAGCGACCAGACCCACCGGATCCGGATGGCCTTCGCCAACGGGTCCTGCAAGCTCTCGGTCCAGACGCCGGACCTGGGCGAGGCCCAGGAGGAGTTGACGGTGAGCTACGAGGGCGACCCGCTGGAGATCGGCTTCAACGCGGCGTATCTGCTCGAGATCCTCAAGTACATTCCCACCGACGAGGTCCGCCTCACCTTCAAGGCACCGGAGCGCGCGGCCACCTGCGAGCCGGTGGGCTGGGACGATCCGTCGAGCTATCTGACGCTGGTCATGCCACTGAGGCTGGTGGATTGA
- the rnpA gene encoding ribonuclease P protein component: protein MTPSARLPRAHRLARASDIRRCLTQGRRRRFEHLDMIWTDNTTGHPRMGLIVAKFQSSAVARNRLRRRLRELWRLELQPHQPAWDLVIRARREAYGAPYPVLRDELRAWRHAALAAG from the coding sequence CTGACGCCGTCGGCGCGCCTCCCGCGAGCTCATCGGCTGGCGCGCGCGTCGGACATTCGCCGCTGCCTCACTCAGGGCCGCCGCCGCCGCTTCGAACATCTGGACATGATCTGGACGGACAACACGACGGGCCACCCGCGGATGGGACTGATCGTTGCGAAATTTCAGTCGTCCGCGGTGGCCCGCAATCGTCTGCGGCGGCGCCTCCGGGAGCTCTGGCGTCTGGAGCTCCAGCCCCACCAGCCCGCCTGGGATCTCGTCATCCGCGCTCGCCGCGAGGCCTACGGCGCTCCTTACCCGGTCCTGCGGGACGAGCTCCGCGCCTGGCGCCACGCCGCTCTCGCCGCGGGCTGA